The following are encoded in a window of Saccharothrix longispora genomic DNA:
- a CDS encoding response regulator transcription factor gives MDKGNPVRLLVVDDEPHIADLVATVARYEGWQAATAGSGEAALSTAADFHPDIVVLDLMLPDVDGFTVLDRLRSAGAMVPVVFLTARDGTADRVAGLTRGGDDYLVKPFSVEELMARLRAVLRRSTGPTWKRSVLKVADLALDEDTREVRRGGRLVTLTPTEYELLRYLMRRSPAVLTKAQILDHVWEYDFGGRSNVVELVVSHLRRKLDDGSGEPLIHTVRGVGYVLRRAAE, from the coding sequence GCAATCCGGTTCGACTGCTCGTGGTGGACGACGAACCCCACATCGCCGACCTGGTGGCGACGGTCGCGCGGTACGAGGGGTGGCAGGCCGCGACGGCGGGCAGCGGCGAGGCGGCGCTCAGCACGGCCGCCGACTTCCACCCGGACATCGTGGTGCTCGACCTGATGCTGCCCGACGTCGACGGCTTCACCGTGCTGGACCGGCTGCGGTCGGCGGGCGCCATGGTGCCCGTGGTGTTCCTCACCGCGCGCGACGGCACCGCGGACCGGGTCGCGGGCCTCACCCGCGGCGGTGACGACTACCTGGTCAAGCCGTTCTCGGTGGAGGAGCTGATGGCGCGGCTGCGGGCCGTGCTGCGGCGGTCGACGGGGCCGACGTGGAAGCGGTCCGTGCTGAAGGTGGCGGACCTCGCCCTGGACGAGGACACCCGCGAGGTGCGCCGCGGCGGCCGGCTCGTCACGCTCACGCCCACCGAGTACGAGCTGCTGCGCTACCTGATGCGCCGCTCGCCCGCCGTGCTGACGAAGGCCCAGATCCTCGACCACGTGTGGGAGTACGACTTCGGCGGCCGGTCCAACGTGGTCGAGCTGGTCGTCTCGCACCTGCGGCGCAAGCTGGACGACGGCAGCGGCGAACCGCTCATCCACACCGTCCGCGGCGTCGGGTACGTGCTGCGGCGAGCCGCGGAGTGA
- a CDS encoding vWA domain-containing protein produces the protein MHPSRRRGALLAVAALAVSAVQFTSPAVADPAAAAVSRCGPLDVAFVLDDTGSMGGAIANLKTGINSIVNDVVTASGGDYQFGLVTFKDNVTIHNNLAPGNAAAVTNYVTNTLAAGGGGGEPEASDEALNTVVNNRAAAGRPQNVDFNGTWRSNAMKFVVLVTDARPGGFDDAHGAVDVANAAQWANDALGKGIKISPVYVPTSPAFTPVITPIMQNYATTTGGVFTQTTATGAGTADAIRKQLSDCRQTDVFMRDQVSDTGVETNPNGTVWNSPDIKVCPGLADCGAGTQPVVGATNYVHVRLNNPGPYGVGTASGVLKVYRTPAGGGTTWNNATNGDWVFIGQQALTVPAGVTVAKIPWANIPGPGHFCLLARWVSATDPMTFAEGPNTALNTKNNNNIAWKNFQTIRGRVLEPVRSWFTLGNATGRDAKTDLVLTAEKPVRGTVVVDLGRELLERWRAGGGQSAGVKQVGETAFQFDPQRAGLFGIPLKPGERHTAELTFTPEAPGEYLTNLVQFVEGEDHGGVAYQVLTDRE, from the coding sequence ATGCATCCCTCCCGCAGACGCGGCGCGCTGTTGGCGGTCGCCGCGTTGGCCGTCTCCGCCGTCCAGTTCACCTCCCCCGCGGTCGCGGACCCCGCCGCCGCGGCCGTCTCCAGGTGCGGTCCCCTCGACGTCGCGTTCGTCCTCGACGACACCGGCAGCATGGGCGGCGCGATCGCCAACCTGAAGACCGGCATCAACTCGATCGTCAACGACGTGGTCACCGCGTCCGGCGGCGACTACCAGTTCGGCCTGGTGACGTTCAAGGACAACGTCACCATCCACAACAACCTCGCGCCCGGCAACGCGGCGGCGGTGACGAACTACGTCACCAACACCCTCGCCGCGGGCGGGGGCGGTGGTGAGCCCGAGGCGTCCGACGAGGCCCTGAACACGGTCGTGAACAACCGGGCGGCGGCCGGTCGCCCGCAGAACGTCGACTTCAACGGCACGTGGCGCTCGAACGCGATGAAGTTCGTCGTGCTGGTGACCGACGCCCGCCCCGGTGGGTTCGACGACGCGCACGGCGCCGTGGACGTCGCCAACGCCGCGCAGTGGGCGAACGACGCCCTCGGCAAGGGCATCAAGATCAGCCCGGTGTACGTGCCCACGTCACCGGCCTTCACCCCGGTGATCACGCCGATCATGCAGAACTACGCCACCACCACCGGCGGCGTGTTCACGCAGACCACGGCGACCGGCGCGGGCACGGCGGACGCGATCCGCAAGCAGCTGTCGGACTGCCGGCAGACCGACGTGTTCATGCGCGACCAGGTGAGCGACACCGGCGTCGAGACCAACCCCAACGGGACGGTGTGGAACAGCCCGGACATCAAGGTCTGCCCGGGTCTCGCGGACTGCGGGGCGGGCACCCAGCCCGTCGTCGGCGCCACGAACTACGTCCACGTCCGGCTGAACAACCCGGGCCCGTACGGCGTGGGCACGGCGTCCGGCGTGCTCAAGGTCTACCGCACGCCCGCCGGCGGCGGCACGACGTGGAACAACGCGACCAACGGGGACTGGGTGTTCATCGGCCAGCAGGCGCTGACCGTGCCCGCGGGCGTGACGGTGGCGAAGATCCCGTGGGCGAACATCCCGGGTCCGGGTCACTTCTGCCTGCTCGCGCGCTGGGTGTCGGCGACGGACCCGATGACGTTCGCGGAGGGCCCGAACACCGCGCTGAACACCAAGAACAACAACAACATCGCGTGGAAGAACTTCCAGACGATCCGCGGGCGCGTGCTGGAGCCGGTGAGGTCCTGGTTCACCCTGGGGAACGCGACCGGGCGGGACGCCAAGACCGACCTGGTGCTGACCGCCGAGAAGCCGGTGCGGGGCACCGTGGTGGTCGACCTCGGCCGTGAGCTGCTGGAGCGCTGGCGCGCCGGTGGCGGCCAGTCGGCGGGCGTGAAGCAGGTCGGCGAGACCGCGTTCCAGTTCGACCCGCAGCGCGCGGGCCTGTTCGGCATCCCGCTCAAGCCGGGTGAGCGGCACACGGCGGAGCTGACCTTCACCCCGGAGGCGCCGGGCGAGTACCTGACCAACCTGGTCCAGTTCGTGGAGGGCGAGGACCACGGCGGCGTCGCCTACCAGGTCCTGACGGACCGCGAGTAG
- a CDS encoding sensor histidine kinase — MTFRSRWKRTRLDTRLALGLGALALAVFAVVGTVMATSMEEFLARRMDDQMATTQVSLKKEYDRNNGLKSSGYGWYSALYEVRDGQARPVNPEGLPDDSAPFAEVALRVVGGEEPSYGTEYLEGLGAYRLRGCQIADGVVIVSAAPMNDMTTTVRQLVLVEVAAFLLALIAFVVIGRAVLRRGLQPLSDMARTAHDITSHDLTDSARLAVRAEGGDGGAEVEELRSAFNTMLEHIDASLAARTVAEQRLRRFIADASHELRTPLTSIRGYADLFRYAAANEPGEREAHLEKLRSEAARMSVLLDDLLLLARLDSAEVETSLRVTDGDVAALAREAADAFRAARPAHPLSLSLPPGPVPLAFDPMRLRQVVDNLLTNAAVHTPPGTAVALSVSTTPRAVVVRVADSGPGIPRGDQARIFDRFYRVDDSRTRDRGGSGLGLAVVRSLVVAHGGTVSLSSDPGSTTFTVHLPHHPEGPTPRSRESNPQDR; from the coding sequence GTGACGTTCCGCTCGCGGTGGAAGCGCACGCGCCTGGACACGCGGCTCGCGCTGGGCCTGGGCGCGCTGGCGCTCGCCGTGTTCGCGGTCGTCGGCACGGTGATGGCCACGAGCATGGAGGAGTTCCTGGCCCGCCGCATGGACGACCAGATGGCCACCACGCAGGTGTCGCTGAAGAAGGAGTACGACCGCAACAACGGCCTCAAGAGCTCCGGCTACGGCTGGTACTCGGCCCTGTACGAGGTGCGCGACGGCCAGGCGCGGCCGGTGAACCCCGAGGGCCTGCCGGACGACTCCGCCCCGTTCGCCGAGGTGGCGCTGCGGGTCGTGGGCGGCGAGGAGCCCTCGTACGGGACCGAGTACCTGGAGGGCCTGGGCGCCTACCGGCTGCGCGGCTGCCAGATCGCGGACGGCGTGGTCATCGTCAGCGCGGCCCCGATGAACGACATGACGACCACCGTGCGGCAGCTCGTGCTGGTGGAGGTGGCGGCGTTCCTGCTGGCGCTGATCGCGTTCGTGGTGATCGGGCGGGCCGTGCTGCGGCGCGGGTTGCAGCCGTTGAGCGACATGGCGCGCACGGCGCACGACATCACCTCGCACGACCTGACCGACTCGGCGCGGCTGGCGGTGCGCGCGGAGGGCGGTGACGGCGGCGCGGAGGTGGAGGAGCTGCGGTCGGCGTTCAACACGATGCTGGAGCACATCGACGCGTCCCTGGCCGCCCGGACGGTCGCGGAGCAGCGGTTGCGGCGGTTCATCGCGGACGCCTCGCACGAGCTGCGCACCCCGTTGACCTCGATCCGCGGGTACGCCGACCTGTTCCGGTACGCGGCGGCCAACGAGCCCGGCGAGCGCGAGGCGCACCTGGAGAAGCTGCGGTCGGAGGCGGCGCGGATGAGCGTGCTGCTGGACGACCTGCTGCTGCTCGCGCGGCTCGACTCGGCCGAGGTGGAGACGTCGCTGCGGGTGACCGACGGCGACGTGGCGGCGCTGGCGCGCGAGGCGGCGGACGCGTTCCGCGCGGCCCGCCCGGCGCACCCGCTGAGCCTGTCCCTGCCGCCCGGCCCCGTGCCGCTCGCGTTCGACCCGATGCGCCTGCGCCAGGTCGTGGACAACCTGCTCACGAACGCCGCCGTGCACACGCCGCCGGGCACCGCCGTGGCGCTGTCGGTCTCGACCACCCCGCGCGCCGTGGTGGTCCGGGTGGCCGACTCGGGCCCCGGCATCCCGCGGGGCGACCAGGCCCGCATCTTCGACCGCTTCTACCGGGTCGACGACTCCCGCACCCGCGACCGGGGGGGCAGCGGCCTGGGCCTGGCCGTGGTCCGCTCGCTGGTGGTGGCGCACGGCGGCACCGTCTCCCTGTCCAGCGACCCCGGCTCGACCACCTTCACCGTCCACCTCCCCCACCACCCCGAGGGTCCAACCCCCAGGTCGCGGGAGTCCAACCCCCAGGACCGGTGA
- the mgrA gene encoding L-glyceraldehyde 3-phosphate reductase has protein sequence MAYQPAEQRYDRMTYRRCGRSGLKLPAVSLGLWHNFGDDRPLESGRAIVRRAFDLGITHFDLANNYGPPYGSAEVNFGRVLAEDLRPHRDELVISTKAGYDMWPGPYGNWGSRKYLLSSLDQSLGRLGLDYVDIFYSHRFDPDTPLEETVGALVSAVQQGKALYVGISSYSATKTREAAELLRAAGVPLLIHQPSYSMLNRWIERELLDALGELGVGCIAFSPLAQGMLTDKYLHGVPEGSRATQGKSLSGDLLSEANLAHVRALNEVAAARGQSLAQLALSWALRDARVTSVLIGASGVGQLEDNLAALDGPPLTDDELARIEEHAVDAGIDIWAESSNAG, from the coding sequence GTGGCCTACCAACCCGCCGAACAGCGCTACGACCGGATGACCTACCGCCGCTGCGGGCGCAGCGGGCTGAAGCTGCCCGCCGTGTCGCTCGGGCTGTGGCACAACTTCGGGGACGACCGCCCCCTGGAGAGCGGCCGGGCGATCGTGCGCCGGGCGTTCGACCTCGGCATCACGCACTTCGACCTGGCCAACAACTACGGGCCGCCCTACGGCAGCGCGGAGGTCAACTTCGGCCGGGTGCTCGCCGAGGACCTGCGACCCCACCGCGACGAGCTGGTGATCTCCACCAAGGCGGGCTACGACATGTGGCCGGGCCCGTACGGGAACTGGGGCTCGCGCAAGTACCTGCTGTCCTCGCTCGACCAGTCGCTGGGGCGGCTCGGCCTCGACTACGTGGACATCTTCTACTCGCACCGGTTCGACCCGGACACGCCGCTGGAGGAGACGGTCGGCGCGCTGGTCAGCGCCGTGCAGCAGGGCAAGGCGCTGTACGTCGGCATCTCGTCGTACTCGGCGACGAAGACCCGCGAGGCGGCCGAGCTGCTGCGCGCGGCGGGCGTGCCGCTGCTGATCCACCAGCCGTCGTACTCGATGCTGAACCGGTGGATCGAGCGCGAGCTGCTCGACGCGCTCGGCGAGCTGGGCGTGGGCTGCATCGCGTTCTCGCCGCTGGCCCAGGGCATGCTGACCGACAAGTACCTGCACGGCGTGCCGGAGGGGTCGCGCGCCACCCAGGGCAAGTCGCTGTCCGGGGACCTGCTGAGCGAGGCGAACCTGGCGCACGTGCGGGCGCTGAACGAGGTGGCCGCCGCCCGCGGCCAGTCCCTGGCCCAACTGGCCCTGTCCTGGGCGCTGCGCGACGCGCGGGTGACGTCCGTCCTGATCGGCGCGAGCGGCGTGGGCCAGCTGGAGGACAACCTGGCAGCCCTCGACGGCCCGCCGCTGACCGACGACGAGCTGGCCCGCATCGAGGAGCACGCCGTCGACGCGGGCATCGACATCTGGGCGGAGTCCTCGAACGCCGGCTGA